A region of Dioscorea cayenensis subsp. rotundata cultivar TDr96_F1 chromosome 5, TDr96_F1_v2_PseudoChromosome.rev07_lg8_w22 25.fasta, whole genome shotgun sequence DNA encodes the following proteins:
- the LOC120260170 gene encoding protein YABBY 7-like: protein MSTCNPFLELPEELGYVQCSFCTTILLVSVPCSSLLKMVTVKCGHCTALLSVSLVRASFVPLQLLASLGADEDDIVPALVHDSKNAGEDERIPATTLVNKPPEKRQRAPSAYNHFIKEEIKRIKSREPNITHKEAFSMAAKNWAQFPRFQQKGGGESCSRGEDGKEAKDQHGEDSFAANLNEHKSNIQN from the exons ATGTCCACATGCAACCCATTCCTTGAACTCCCAGAAGAACTTGGTTACGTGCAGTGTAGCTTTTGCACCACCATTCTACTG GTGAGTGTACCATGTAGCAGCCTGTTGAAGATGGTCACTGTTAAGTGTGGTCACTGCACTGCTCTACTTTCTGTTAGCTTAGTTAGAGCATCATTTGTTCCTCTGCAACTACTTGCATCCCTTGGAGCTGATGAg GATGATATAGTTCCTGCATTAGTCCATGACAGTAAAAATGCAGGAGAGGATGAACGCATTCCTGCTACCACACTAGTCAATAAAC CTCCAGAGAAGAGGCAGAGAGCTCCATCTGCTTACAACCACTTCATCAA AGAGGAGATAAAGCGGATAAAATCAAGGGAACCAAACATTACTCATAAAGAAGCATTCAGCATGGCTGCTAAAAAT TGGGCTCAATTTCCTAGATTTCAGCAAAAAGGAGGAGGTGAAAGTTGCAGCCGGGGAGAAGATGGAAAAGAAGCTAAGGATCAACATGGAGAGGATTCATTTGCAGCAAACCTGAATGAACACAAGTCAAACATACAAAACTGA
- the LOC120262340 gene encoding uncharacterized protein LOC120262340 — MQSLGLKMAPAWKLSAGLTTTGPRERERLGFGRIVVAASSSSSSSSSSSSERDGDGDSKDVESPAAFLSRSQTYALLKQQLAVAAKFEDYKEAARIRDSLKSFEEGEPVLRLRRLMKIAVHEERFEDAARYRDELKILAPHCLLKCSSDATTLGIRVQVRSVYIESRSQASKGQYFFAYRIRITNNSQRPVQLLRRHWIITDDNGKTENIWGVGVIGEQPVILPRAGFEYSSACPLTTPNGRMEGDFEMKHIDKAGSSTFNVSIAPFSLSILGDDTDDAL, encoded by the exons ATGCAATCTTTGGGGCTGAAGATGGCGCCTGCTTGGAAGCTGAGTGCAGGGCTGACGACGACGGGTCCAAGGGAGAGAGAGAGGCTGGGTTTTGGTAGGATCGTCGTCGCGGCTTCAtcgtcttcttcttcgtcgtcgtCCTCCTCTTCTGAGAGAGATGGTGATGGGGATAGCAAGGACGTTGAGAGTCCCGCAGCGTTTCTTTCCAGGAGCCAGACCTATGCTCTGCTCAAGCAGCAGCTTGCCGTTGCTGCCAAATTTGAG GATTATAAAGAAGCTGCGAGAATAAGGGATTCTTTGAAATCATTTGAGGAGGGGGAACCAGTTTTGCGGCTACGAAGACTGATGAAAATTGCGGTTCATGAAGAGAGATTTGAG GATGCAGCCAGATATAGGGATGAACTAAAGATATTGGCTCCCCACTGTCTCCTCAAATGTTCAAGTGATGCAACAACTCTG GGTATACGAGTGCAAGTCAGGAGCGTGTATATTGAGAGCCGGAGTCAGGCATCAAAAGGACAATACTTTTTTGCATATAGGATTAGAATCACCAATAACTCACAGCGACCCGTTCAGCTACTCAGGAGGCATTGGATTATAACAGACGACAATGGAAAAACTGAGAATATATG GGGAGTTGGTGTGATAGGAGAGCAGCCAGTTATACTTCCTAGGGCTGGATTCGAGTACTCCTCTGCTTGTCCATTAACCACCCCTAATGGGAGAATG GAAGGAGATTTTGAGATGAAGCACATTGATAAAGCGGGATCATCAACATTTAATGTCTCCATTGCtccattctctctctctattcTCGGAGATGACACAGATGATGCTCTTTAG
- the LOC120261998 gene encoding uncharacterized protein LOC120261998: MASSYTKLSPIIDILVLFLLLVSITLYSFTSTAATTTNTTTKSAEEFYKFSRIRAHLKKLNKPYLKIIQSPDGDIIDCVPSHLQPAFDHPKLKGQKPLDPPERPKGHYNSTTTDHVLNDSIQQWRVSGESCPEGTIPIRRTTEEDILRASSIRRFGKKTVTRVRRDSTASGHEHAVGYVMGEQYYGAKAGLNVWAPRVASSSEFSLSQIWVISGSFGDDLNTIEAGWQISPQLYGDNSPRFFTYWTTDAYQATGCYNLLCSGFVQTNNEIAIGAAISPTSTFKGHQFDISLLVWKDPKHGHWWLEFGSGLLVGYWPWWLFSHLAKHASMVQFGGEIVNSGSSGMHTATQMGSGHFSGEGFARASYFRNLEVVDWDNSLIPLNNLRLLADHPNCYDIRGGYNRPWGHYFYYGGPGRNVRCP, encoded by the exons ATGGCCTCTAGCTACACAAAACTTTCTCCAATAATTGACATCCttgttcttttccttcttcttgtttccaTTACTCTGTACTCATTCACTTCTACAGCAGCAACAACTACAAACACCACCACTAAGTCTGCTGAAGAGTTTTACAAGTTTTCCAGGATAAGAGCTCATCTTAAGAAGCTCAACAAGCCTTATCTGAAGATAATCCAg AGTCCTGATGGTGATATCATAGACTGTGTTCCATCCCACCTCCAGCCAGCATTTGATCATCCAAAACTCAAAGGACAGAAACCATTG GATCCACCAGAGAGGCCAAAAGGACATTATAACTCAACAACAACTGATCATGTCTTGAATGACAGCATCCAACAGTGGAGAGTTTCCGGTGAGTCATGCCCGGAAGGGACCATTCCCATTAGAAGAACTACTGAAGAAGATATCTTGAGAGCTAGCTCTATTAGGAGATTTGGGAAGAAAACAGTTACAAGAGTTCGTCGTGATTCCACTGCCAGTGGTCATGAG CATGCAGTTGGGTATGTAATGGGAGAGCAGTATTATGGAGCCAAAGCTGGTTTGAATGTCTGGGCTCCAAGAGTGGCAAGCTCATCTGAGTTTAGCTTATCACAAATATGGGTCATCTCTGGTTCCTTTGGTGATGACCTCAACACTATTGAAGCTGGATGGCAg aTTAGTCCACAGCTATATGGAGATAACAGTCCTAGGTTCTTTACTTATTGGACA ACTGATGCATATCAAGCTACAGGCTGCTACAACCTCTTGTGCTCTGGTTTTGTGCAAACAAACAATGAGATTGCAATTGGCGCAGCCATCTCCCCCACATCAACTTTCAAAGGTCACCAATTTGACATCAGCCTGCTTGTTTGGAAG gaCCCGAAACACGGGCACTGGTGGCTGGAATTTGGGTCAGGGTTGCTGGTGGGCTACTGGCCGTGGTGGTTGTTCAGTCACTTGGCAAAACATGCAAGTATGGTGCAATTCGGAGGTGAAATAGTTAACAGTGGTTCATCAGGAATGCACACGGCTACACAGATGGGAAGTGGTCATTTCTCCGGCGAAGGTTTCGCTAGAGCCTCATACTTTCGTAATCTCGAAGTCGTCGACTGGGATAACAGTTTGATACCCTTAAACAATCTTCGGCTATTGGCTGATCATCCTAATTGCTATGACATCCGGGGAGGTTATAACAGACCCTGGGGACATTATTTCTACTATGGAGGTCCTGGAAGGAACGTCAGGTGTCCTTAA